In Jejubacter calystegiae, the following are encoded in one genomic region:
- the prs gene encoding ribose-phosphate diphosphokinase: MPDMKLFAGNATPELAQRIANRLYTSLGDAAVGRFSDGEVSVQINENVRGGDIFIIQSTCAPTNDNLMELVVMVDALRRASAGRITAVIPYFGYARQDRRVRSARVPITAKVVADFLSSVGVDRVLTVDLHAEQIQGFFDVPVDNVFGSPILLEDMLQKDLDNPIVVSPDIGGVVRARAVAKLLNDTEMAIIDKRRPRANVSQVMHIIGDVAGRDCVLVDDMIDTGGTLCKAAEALKERGAKRVFAYATHPIFSGNAVTNLRNSTIDEVVVCDTIPLSDEIKALPNVRTLTLSGMLAEAIRRISNEESISAMFDH, from the coding sequence GTGCCTGATATGAAGCTTTTTGCTGGTAACGCCACCCCGGAACTGGCTCAACGTATTGCCAACCGCCTGTACACTTCTCTTGGAGACGCCGCTGTCGGCCGCTTCAGCGATGGAGAAGTCAGTGTACAAATCAACGAAAACGTACGTGGTGGCGATATTTTCATCATCCAGTCAACCTGTGCACCCACCAATGACAACCTGATGGAGCTGGTCGTCATGGTCGACGCCCTGCGCCGCGCTTCCGCAGGACGCATTACCGCCGTTATCCCCTACTTCGGCTACGCCCGTCAGGATCGCCGCGTGCGCTCCGCACGTGTGCCGATTACCGCCAAAGTGGTTGCCGATTTCCTCTCCAGCGTCGGCGTGGATCGCGTTCTGACCGTAGACCTGCACGCTGAGCAGATTCAGGGCTTTTTCGACGTTCCCGTAGACAACGTGTTCGGTAGCCCGATCCTGCTGGAAGATATGCTGCAGAAAGATCTCGACAACCCGATCGTGGTTTCTCCGGATATCGGCGGCGTTGTGCGCGCCCGTGCCGTTGCCAAACTGCTGAACGACACCGAAATGGCTATCATCGATAAACGTCGCCCGCGTGCCAACGTTTCTCAGGTGATGCACATTATCGGTGACGTCGCCGGTCGCGACTGCGTTCTGGTTGACGATATGATCGATACCGGCGGCACCCTGTGCAAAGCCGCCGAAGCCCTAAAAGAGCGCGGCGCCAAACGCGTATTCGCTTACGCCACCCACCCCATCTTTTCGGGCAACGCGGTCACCAACCTGCGTAACTCGACGATCGATGAAGTGGTGGTCTGCGACACCATTCCGCTCTCTGACGAGATTAAAGCCCTGCCGAACGTGCGTACGCTGACGCTCTCCGGCATGCTGGCCGAAGCGATTCGCCGTATCAGCAACGAAGAATCCATCTCCGCCATGTTCGACCACTAA
- a CDS encoding LysR family transcriptional regulator, whose protein sequence is MQELSQTRLKYFYEVLNSGSVRAAAERLALSPSLISRQIQLLEQEVGFTLFERRKGRLEATEVAAVIADYYRGYLSSQEYLASRLSEIKGMQRGNVKVAISEGVAEMMVHEVLMPFYASHPGVHVELMMESVNSIIDKVRTDAVHLGVCFNPPEHSEIAVLKKAEQPVGVVFRSDHALADPSRMLHLAEALRYPYAMMTADYGLRRYINLIEFQHKVKFDVALTTNSLQVLKQFVLSGAGVALMASPILWGSAMQEQTRLRHIEDVTLNAPEFCLLSRKNRPLSTAALHLIDAIKNRLSVFMSN, encoded by the coding sequence ATGCAAGAGTTGAGCCAGACCAGGCTGAAATATTTCTATGAAGTTCTGAACAGTGGTTCAGTACGTGCGGCGGCAGAAAGGCTTGCGCTTTCGCCTTCGCTCATCAGCAGGCAAATCCAGCTTCTGGAACAGGAAGTGGGCTTCACTCTGTTTGAAAGGCGCAAAGGGCGGCTGGAAGCGACAGAAGTGGCTGCGGTGATCGCTGACTATTACCGGGGCTATCTCTCTTCACAGGAATACCTGGCCTCGCGGCTGTCTGAAATTAAAGGAATGCAGCGTGGCAATGTGAAGGTGGCTATCAGTGAGGGCGTAGCGGAGATGATGGTGCATGAGGTGCTGATGCCATTTTATGCCAGCCACCCGGGGGTTCACGTTGAGCTGATGATGGAGTCCGTAAACAGCATCATTGATAAAGTCAGAACAGACGCCGTGCATCTTGGCGTGTGTTTTAATCCGCCTGAACACAGTGAAATCGCCGTGCTGAAAAAAGCAGAGCAGCCGGTAGGGGTGGTTTTCCGTTCGGATCATGCTCTTGCTGACCCTTCTCGTATGCTTCACCTGGCCGAAGCGCTACGTTATCCCTACGCGATGATGACGGCAGACTACGGACTACGGCGGTATATCAACCTGATCGAGTTTCAGCACAAAGTGAAGTTTGATGTGGCGTTGACGACCAATTCTTTGCAGGTGCTAAAACAGTTCGTACTGAGCGGCGCAGGCGTAGCGCTGATGGCCTCTCCGATACTCTGGGGCAGCGCCATGCAGGAACAGACCCGCCTGCGGCACATTGAGGACGTCACGCTCAATGCGCCGGAATTTTGCCTGCTGTCGCGAAAAAACAGACCGTTGTCCACGGCGGCGCTTCATTTGATTGATGCGATAAAGAACCGTCTTTCGGTGTTTATGTCGAACTAA
- the lolB gene encoding lipoprotein insertase outer membrane protein LolB gives MIKFSPLRLLPLASLVLAACVSHQAPKGPGVSHDNPQWQQHMAQVKGLSQYQTRGAFAWISDDQKVYARFFWQQTGQDRYRLLLTNPLGSTELELNAQPGAVTLVDNKGQRYQSQDAEEMLERLTGMPIPIDSLRQWILGLPGDATDYRVDQNHRLSELNYGSDGRKWKVTWSGYSDKVQPALPASMELNDGEQRIKLKMDNWIVK, from the coding sequence ATGATCAAATTCAGTCCGCTGCGCCTGCTACCGCTGGCAAGCCTGGTACTCGCCGCCTGCGTCAGCCATCAGGCCCCGAAAGGCCCGGGAGTCAGTCACGATAATCCCCAGTGGCAGCAGCATATGGCCCAGGTTAAAGGCCTGAGTCAGTACCAGACCCGCGGCGCCTTCGCCTGGATTTCCGACGACCAGAAAGTCTACGCCCGCTTCTTCTGGCAGCAGACTGGCCAGGATCGTTACCGCCTGCTGCTGACCAATCCGCTGGGCAGCACCGAGCTGGAGCTGAACGCCCAGCCCGGCGCAGTAACCCTGGTAGATAACAAAGGCCAGCGCTATCAGTCCCAGGACGCCGAAGAGATGCTGGAGCGTCTGACCGGTATGCCGATTCCCATCGACAGCCTGCGTCAGTGGATCCTCGGCCTGCCGGGCGATGCCACCGATTACCGGGTTGACCAAAATCACCGCCTGAGCGAGCTGAACTACGGCAGCGACGGCAGAAAATGGAAGGTAACCTGGAGCGGCTATAGCGATAAAGTGCAGCCCGCCCTGCCCGCCAGTATGGAGCTGAACGACGGCGAGCAGCGCATTAAGCTGAAGATGGATAACTGGATCGTGAAATGA
- the prfA gene encoding peptide chain release factor 1 — protein sequence MKSSIVAKLEALQERHEEVQALLGDAEVIADQTRFRALSREYAQLSDVSRCFLQWQQVQQDIETAQEMLADPDMREMAQEELDSSRARSEELAHQLQLLLLPKDPDDERNAFLEVRAGTGGDEAALFAGDLFRMYSRYAESRRWRVEIMSASDGEMGGYKEVIAKISGEGVYGHLKFESGGHRVQRVPATESQGRIHTSACTVAVMPELPEAELPDINPADLRIDTFRSSGAGGQHVNTTDSAIRITHLPTGIVVECQDERSQHKNKAKALAVLGSRIHAAEVAKRQQAEASTRRNLLGSGDRSDRNRTYNFPQGRVTDHRINLTLYRLDEVMEGKLDMLIDPIVQEHQADQLAALAGQE from the coding sequence ATGAAGTCTTCTATTGTTGCCAAACTGGAAGCCCTGCAGGAGCGCCATGAAGAAGTTCAGGCCCTGCTGGGCGATGCGGAGGTCATTGCCGATCAGACGCGCTTTCGCGCGCTGTCGCGTGAGTACGCTCAGTTGAGCGATGTCTCCCGCTGTTTTCTACAGTGGCAGCAGGTGCAGCAGGATATCGAAACCGCCCAGGAGATGTTGGCGGACCCGGATATGCGCGAAATGGCCCAGGAAGAGCTGGATTCCTCACGCGCCCGCAGTGAAGAGCTGGCGCATCAGCTTCAGCTGTTACTGCTGCCGAAAGATCCCGACGATGAACGCAACGCCTTCCTGGAAGTGCGCGCCGGAACCGGCGGTGATGAGGCGGCGCTGTTCGCCGGCGATCTGTTCCGGATGTACAGCCGCTATGCCGAATCCCGGCGCTGGCGGGTGGAAATCATGAGTGCCAGCGACGGCGAAATGGGCGGCTATAAAGAGGTCATCGCCAAAATCAGCGGCGAAGGCGTTTACGGCCACCTGAAGTTCGAATCCGGCGGTCACCGGGTACAGCGGGTACCGGCCACCGAATCCCAGGGGCGTATTCATACTTCCGCCTGCACCGTGGCGGTGATGCCGGAACTGCCGGAAGCCGAACTGCCGGATATTAACCCGGCGGATCTGCGCATTGACACTTTCCGTTCCTCTGGCGCCGGTGGCCAGCACGTTAACACCACCGATTCCGCTATTCGTATCACCCACCTGCCCACCGGCATTGTGGTGGAGTGTCAGGATGAACGCTCCCAGCATAAGAACAAAGCCAAGGCGCTGGCAGTGTTGGGCTCGCGTATTCACGCCGCCGAAGTGGCGAAGCGTCAGCAGGCGGAAGCCTCGACCCGCCGCAATCTGTTAGGCAGCGGCGATCGTTCCGATCGCAACCGCACCTACAACTTCCCCCAGGGGCGTGTGACTGACCACCGCATCAACCTGACGCTTTATCGTCTGGATGAAGTGATGGAAGGCAAGCTGGATATGCTGATCGATCCTATTGTTCAGGAACACCAGGCCGATCAGTTGGCGGCGCTTGCCGGGCAGGAGTAA
- a CDS encoding MFS transporter has product MFAYLDRINVGFAKLQMQDAINLSDAAYGLGAGIFFLGYVIFEIPSNLYMARTGARKTLVRIMVLWGLTSACMMFVSSPGMFYLLRFMLGVFEAGFAPGIIYYLTLWFPARRMAGAMAMLMFAGPIGSIIGAPLSTWLMTHFHQTHGLQGWQWMFMLEGLPCVLLGIITWFYIVDKPEDARWLTDAEKKEIAQSLNQTRQKHSAFRSVLKNPAIYGLSLTYFGLICGIYAMSFWLPTILQSHGIRDTMTIGLLTAIPYVTALIGMIVFAWSSDKFQERRWHVALTALFAGTALLLSNFTASFPIAMLLLTLATGLMWASYTTFWAIPSKIMQGTAAAGGIALINSFGLIGGFVSPTIMGWIKQTTGSLTHGLIFMTVLLFTGAIAILFQKKI; this is encoded by the coding sequence ATGTTCGCCTATCTGGATCGTATTAACGTGGGTTTTGCCAAACTCCAGATGCAGGATGCGATTAATCTTAGTGATGCAGCATACGGACTGGGTGCGGGCATATTCTTTCTGGGATACGTAATCTTTGAAATCCCCAGCAATCTTTATATGGCCCGCACGGGAGCCCGAAAAACGCTGGTGCGCATCATGGTGCTTTGGGGGCTAACATCAGCCTGTATGATGTTCGTCTCCTCGCCGGGTATGTTTTACCTGCTTCGTTTCATGCTGGGTGTATTCGAGGCAGGCTTCGCTCCAGGCATCATTTACTACCTCACGTTATGGTTCCCGGCCAGACGTATGGCGGGAGCGATGGCAATGCTGATGTTTGCCGGCCCGATTGGCAGCATCATCGGCGCACCGCTATCGACATGGCTCATGACCCATTTTCATCAGACTCACGGTCTTCAGGGCTGGCAGTGGATGTTTATGCTGGAGGGGCTGCCCTGCGTACTGCTGGGTATCATCACCTGGTTCTATATTGTTGATAAACCTGAAGATGCCCGCTGGCTGACCGATGCAGAAAAAAAGGAGATCGCGCAATCACTTAATCAGACCCGACAAAAGCATAGCGCCTTCAGATCGGTTCTGAAAAATCCGGCCATCTACGGCCTCAGCCTGACCTATTTCGGCCTGATTTGCGGCATTTATGCCATGAGCTTCTGGCTTCCCACCATTCTGCAATCTCACGGAATCAGGGACACCATGACAATCGGTCTGCTAACAGCCATTCCCTACGTTACTGCGCTGATTGGTATGATCGTTTTTGCCTGGAGCTCTGATAAATTTCAGGAACGCCGCTGGCACGTGGCCCTTACGGCGCTGTTCGCCGGCACAGCGCTGTTGCTCTCTAATTTCACGGCAAGCTTTCCCATCGCCATGCTTCTGCTCACCCTGGCAACCGGGCTGATGTGGGCCTCCTATACCACTTTCTGGGCCATCCCATCAAAAATCATGCAGGGCACTGCCGCCGCCGGAGGTATTGCGCTTATCAACAGCTTTGGCCTGATCGGCGGATTTGTCAGCCCAACCATTATGGGCTGGATCAAGCAAACCACCGGATCGCTGACCCATGGCCTTATCTTCATGACGGTACTACTGTTTACGGGTGCCATCGCCATTCTTTTCCAGAAAAAAATCTGA
- the pth gene encoding aminoacyl-tRNA hydrolase, protein MTIKLIVGLANPGAEYAATRHNAGAWYVDLLAERHGQPLKEEAKFFGYTARIKVNGEDVRLLVPTTFMNLSGKAVAALAGFYRINPDEILVAHDELDLPPGVAKFKLGGGHGGHNGLKDIISKLGNNPNFHRLRVGIGHPGDKNKVVGFVLGKPQAAEQKLIDEAVDEAARCTEVWFKEGLAKATSRLHSFKAQ, encoded by the coding sequence GTGACGATTAAACTGATTGTCGGCCTCGCCAATCCGGGGGCGGAATATGCCGCCACCCGCCATAACGCCGGGGCCTGGTATGTGGATCTGCTGGCTGAGCGCCACGGCCAGCCGCTGAAAGAAGAGGCAAAATTCTTCGGTTATACCGCACGCATCAAGGTTAATGGCGAAGATGTGCGCCTGCTGGTCCCCACCACCTTTATGAACCTGAGCGGTAAAGCGGTGGCTGCACTGGCGGGTTTCTACCGAATTAATCCGGACGAAATTCTGGTGGCCCACGATGAGCTCGACCTGCCCCCGGGTGTGGCGAAATTTAAACTCGGCGGCGGTCACGGCGGCCATAACGGGCTTAAAGACATCATCAGCAAGCTGGGCAATAACCCCAACTTTCACCGTCTTCGCGTAGGAATCGGCCATCCGGGCGATAAAAACAAGGTTGTCGGTTTTGTGCTGGGTAAACCTCAGGCGGCCGAGCAGAAGCTGATTGACGAAGCCGTAGACGAAGCGGCGCGTTGCACCGAAGTGTGGTTTAAAGAGGGGCTGGCGAAGGCAACCAGCCGGCTGCATAGCTTTAAAGCGCAGTAG
- the ychF gene encoding redox-regulated ATPase YchF, producing the protein MGFKCGIVGLPNVGKSTLFNALTKAGIEAANFPFCTIEPNTGVVPMPDPRLDKLAEIVKPQRVLPTTMEFVDIAGLVKGASKGEGLGNQFLMNIRETEAIGHVVRCFENDNIIHVAGKVNPAEDIEVINTELALSDLDTCERAIHRVQKKAKGGDKDAKAELAVLEKCLPQLEQAGMLRSLDLSKEEKALIRYLSFLTMKPTMYIANVNEDGFENNPYLDMVREIAAGEGSVVVAVCAAVEADIAELEDDERDEFMQELGLEEPGLNRVIRAGYELLNLQTYFTAGVKEVRAWTIPVGATAPQAAGKIHTDFEKGFIRAQTIAYEDFITYKGEQGAKEAGKMRAEGKEYIVKDGDVMNFLFNV; encoded by the coding sequence ATGGGATTCAAATGCGGTATCGTCGGTCTGCCGAACGTGGGTAAATCCACTCTGTTCAACGCCCTGACCAAAGCAGGCATTGAAGCGGCGAACTTCCCGTTCTGTACTATCGAGCCGAACACTGGCGTGGTGCCGATGCCCGATCCGCGTCTGGACAAACTTGCCGAAATCGTAAAACCGCAGCGCGTGCTGCCAACCACCATGGAGTTCGTGGATATCGCGGGCCTGGTGAAAGGCGCATCCAAAGGCGAAGGTCTGGGCAACCAGTTCCTGATGAACATCCGTGAGACCGAAGCTATCGGCCACGTGGTGCGCTGCTTTGAGAACGACAATATCATTCACGTCGCGGGCAAAGTGAATCCGGCAGAAGACATTGAAGTGATCAACACCGAGCTGGCGCTGTCTGATCTGGACACCTGCGAGCGCGCCATCCACCGGGTACAAAAGAAGGCCAAAGGCGGCGACAAAGACGCTAAAGCCGAACTGGCGGTGCTGGAAAAGTGCCTGCCGCAGCTGGAGCAGGCCGGCATGCTGCGTAGTCTGGATCTAAGCAAAGAAGAGAAAGCGCTGATCCGTTACCTGAGCTTCCTGACCATGAAGCCCACCATGTATATCGCCAACGTTAACGAAGACGGCTTCGAAAATAACCCGTACCTGGACATGGTCCGCGAAATCGCCGCCGGTGAAGGTTCAGTGGTGGTCGCGGTCTGCGCCGCCGTAGAAGCCGATATCGCCGAGCTGGAAGACGACGAGCGCGACGAATTTATGCAGGAGCTGGGTCTGGAAGAGCCGGGCCTGAACCGCGTGATCCGCGCCGGTTATGAGCTGCTGAACCTGCAGACCTACTTCACCGCAGGCGTAAAAGAAGTGCGCGCCTGGACCATTCCGGTTGGCGCCACCGCCCCACAGGCGGCCGGTAAAATTCACACCGACTTCGAAAAAGGTTTTATCCGCGCCCAGACCATCGCCTACGAGGATTTTATTACCTACAAGGGCGAACAGGGTGCCAAAGAGGCCGGTAAGATGCGCGCCGAAGGCAAGGAGTATATCGTTAAGGATGGCGATGTGATGAATTTCTTGTTTAACGTCTAA
- the dauA gene encoding C4-dicarboxylic acid transporter DauA — translation MNLRNTVLPFRALVDACWREPYSAARFSRDLIAGLTVGIIAIPLAMALAIASGVPPQYGLYTSAVAGIIIAVTGGSRYSVSGPTAAFVVILYPVSQQFGLSGLLVATLLSGVFLILFGLARFGRLIEYIPLPVTLGFTSGIAITIATMQIKDFLGLTLNHTPEHYTDKVAALAIALPTLNLGDTVTGCVTLAVLVLWPRLGLRLPGHLPALLAGCAVMGIVMLAGGEVATIGTRFHYLLADGSQGNGIPPLLPQLMLPWSLPGDTFTLNLDSLQALLPAAFSMALLGAIESLLCAVVLDGMTGTRHNANGELLGQGLGNIVAPFFGGITATAAIARSAANVRAGASSPVSAIIHALLVLLALLALAPLLSWLPLSAMAALLLMVAWNMSEARKVVALLRQAPKDDIIVMLICMSLTVLFDMVIAISVGIVMASLLFMRRIARMTRLAPLPVTTPNDVLALRVTGPLFFAAAEGIFNDLSQRLNGHRLLILQWDAVPLLDAGGLDALRRFVAKLPEGCELRICNLEFQPLRTLARAGIQPIPGRLAFFADRDEALA, via the coding sequence GTGAACCTTCGTAATACCGTACTTCCCTTTCGCGCGCTGGTGGATGCCTGCTGGCGCGAACCCTACAGCGCCGCCCGCTTCAGCCGCGATCTGATCGCCGGTCTGACCGTAGGGATTATCGCTATTCCGCTGGCCATGGCGCTGGCTATCGCCAGCGGCGTACCGCCCCAGTATGGGCTTTATACTTCGGCGGTGGCAGGTATCATCATTGCCGTGACCGGCGGTTCGCGCTATAGCGTTTCCGGCCCCACGGCCGCCTTTGTGGTGATTCTCTATCCGGTTTCCCAGCAGTTCGGACTCAGCGGCCTGCTGGTGGCGACGCTGCTTTCCGGGGTATTCCTGATTCTGTTCGGCCTGGCGCGCTTCGGGCGGCTGATTGAATATATCCCTCTACCCGTCACCCTGGGCTTTACTTCCGGGATCGCCATTACCATCGCCACCATGCAGATTAAGGATTTTCTTGGGCTGACGCTGAACCACACGCCGGAGCACTACACCGACAAAGTGGCGGCCCTGGCGATAGCATTACCCACGCTAAATTTGGGAGATACCGTCACAGGCTGCGTTACGCTGGCGGTACTGGTGCTGTGGCCGCGGCTGGGCCTGCGCCTGCCGGGCCACCTACCCGCACTGCTGGCAGGCTGCGCGGTCATGGGAATCGTGATGCTGGCAGGCGGGGAAGTGGCTACCATCGGTACTCGCTTTCACTATCTGCTGGCCGATGGCAGCCAGGGGAATGGCATTCCGCCGCTGCTGCCGCAGCTAATGCTGCCATGGTCGCTGCCGGGCGATACTTTTACCCTGAATCTGGATTCGCTACAGGCCCTGTTACCGGCAGCCTTTTCGATGGCGCTACTGGGGGCCATTGAATCGCTGCTGTGCGCGGTGGTGCTGGACGGCATGACCGGCACCCGCCATAACGCCAACGGCGAGCTGCTGGGCCAGGGGCTGGGCAATATTGTCGCGCCATTCTTCGGCGGCATTACCGCCACCGCCGCTATCGCCCGCTCCGCCGCTAACGTGCGCGCCGGGGCCAGCTCGCCGGTATCGGCCATTATCCATGCCCTGCTGGTGCTGCTGGCGCTGCTGGCTCTTGCTCCGCTGCTCTCCTGGCTGCCGCTTTCCGCCATGGCGGCGCTGCTGCTGATGGTGGCCTGGAATATGAGCGAGGCGCGTAAAGTGGTGGCGCTACTGCGTCAGGCGCCGAAGGACGACATCATCGTGATGCTGATTTGTATGTCACTGACGGTGCTGTTCGATATGGTCATCGCCATTAGCGTGGGGATCGTCATGGCATCGCTGCTGTTTATGCGGCGCATTGCGCGCATGACCCGGCTGGCGCCACTGCCGGTGACGACCCCGAACGACGTGCTGGCGCTGCGGGTGACCGGGCCGCTGTTTTTCGCCGCGGCGGAGGGGATCTTTAACGATCTGAGCCAGCGCCTTAACGGCCACCGGCTCCTGATACTGCAATGGGATGCAGTACCGCTGCTTGACGCGGGAGGGCTGGATGCCCTGCGCCGCTTTGTGGCGAAACTGCCTGAAGGCTGTGAACTGCGCATCTGTAATCTGGAATTCCAGCCGCTGCGGACTCTGGCCCGGGCCGGTATTCAGCCCATTCCCGGTCGCCTGGCCTTCTTCGCCGATCGCGACGAAGCGCTGGCCTGA
- the hemA gene encoding glutamyl-tRNA reductase has protein sequence MTLLALGINHKTAPVSLRERVTFSPDTLDQALESLLAQPMVQGGVVLSTCNRTELYLSVEEQENLQEALVRWLCDYHGLDETEVRNSLYWHQDNDAVSHLMRVASGLDSMILGEPQILGQVKKAFADSARGHLHASDLERMFQKSFSVAKRVRTETEIGASAVSVAFAACTLARQIFESLSEVTVLLVGAGETIELVARHLREHQVRHMIIANRTRERARELADEVGAEVIGLPEIDERLAQADIIISSTASPLPIIGKGMVERALKARRNQPMLLVDIAVPRDVEPEVGKLANAYLYGVDDLQSIIQHNMAQRQAAAVQAETIVAQETGEFMGWLRAQSASATIREYRGQAEQVRDELTTKALAALQQGGDAEAVLQELSRKLTNRLIHAPTKSLQQAARNGDDERLNILRDSLGLD, from the coding sequence ATGACCCTGTTAGCTCTAGGCATCAACCATAAAACTGCTCCGGTATCACTGCGAGAACGCGTCACGTTTTCGCCGGACACCCTTGACCAGGCGCTGGAAAGCCTGTTGGCGCAGCCAATGGTGCAGGGCGGGGTGGTTCTCTCTACCTGCAACAGAACAGAACTCTATCTTAGCGTTGAAGAGCAGGAGAATCTGCAGGAAGCGCTGGTACGCTGGCTGTGTGACTACCACGGGCTGGATGAGACCGAAGTTCGCAATAGTCTGTACTGGCACCAGGATAACGACGCTGTCAGCCATCTGATGCGGGTCGCCAGCGGTCTGGATTCAATGATTCTCGGCGAACCGCAGATTCTGGGGCAGGTGAAGAAAGCCTTCGCCGATTCGGCCCGCGGCCATCTGCACGCCAGCGATCTGGAACGCATGTTCCAGAAATCCTTTTCGGTGGCCAAACGGGTTCGTACCGAAACGGAAATCGGTGCCAGCGCGGTGTCGGTGGCCTTCGCTGCCTGTACTCTGGCGCGCCAGATCTTCGAATCCCTTTCCGAAGTGACCGTACTGCTGGTCGGCGCCGGTGAAACCATTGAACTGGTGGCGCGCCATCTGCGTGAACACCAGGTTCGCCATATGATTATCGCCAACCGCACCCGCGAGCGGGCGCGTGAGCTGGCCGACGAAGTCGGGGCCGAAGTTATTGGCCTGCCGGAGATCGACGAACGGCTGGCCCAGGCCGATATTATCATCAGCTCCACTGCCAGCCCGCTGCCGATTATTGGCAAGGGCATGGTGGAGCGCGCCCTGAAGGCGCGACGCAACCAGCCGATGCTGCTGGTGGATATCGCCGTCCCGCGCGATGTCGAACCGGAAGTGGGCAAACTGGCCAACGCCTATCTCTACGGCGTGGATGACCTACAGTCCATCATTCAGCACAATATGGCCCAGCGTCAGGCCGCGGCGGTACAGGCGGAAACCATCGTTGCCCAGGAAACTGGCGAGTTTATGGGATGGTTGCGCGCCCAGAGTGCCAGCGCCACCATCCGTGAGTATCGCGGTCAGGCTGAGCAGGTGCGTGATGAACTGACCACCAAAGCGCTGGCTGCCCTTCAGCAGGGCGGCGATGCTGAAGCCGTGCTGCAGGAGCTTTCCCGTAAGCTGACCAACCGGCTGATCCATGCTCCTACCAAATCGTTACAGCAGGCGGCGCGCAATGGCGACGACGAGCGCCTGAATATCCTGCGCGACAGCCTCGGGCTGGACTAG
- the ispE gene encoding 4-(cytidine 5'-diphospho)-2-C-methyl-D-erythritol kinase: MSATRWPSPAKLNLFLYITGRRPDGYHNLQTLFQFLDYGDTITISPRTDGEIHLLTPVAGVPDEQNLIVRAARMLSETVSGAVPGADLAVEKVLPMGGGLGGGSSNAATALVALNHLWNTGLSLDQLAHIGLRLGADVPVFVRGHAAFAEGVGDLLTPVSPPEKWYLVLHPGISIATPDIFKDPELVRNTPVRSIDMLLKCEFHNDCEVIARKRFREVDALLSWLLEYAPSRLTGTGACVFAEFDTESAARQVLEQAPVWSQGFVARGVNHSPLHRTLPGQA; encoded by the coding sequence ATGAGCGCAACCCGCTGGCCGTCACCGGCTAAACTGAATCTGTTTCTCTATATCACTGGCCGTCGCCCCGACGGCTATCATAATCTCCAGACCCTGTTTCAGTTTCTGGACTATGGCGACACCATAACCATCAGCCCACGAACCGACGGCGAGATTCACCTGTTGACGCCGGTGGCTGGAGTGCCGGATGAACAGAATCTGATCGTACGCGCCGCCCGTATGCTGTCAGAGACGGTCAGCGGCGCGGTGCCTGGTGCCGATCTGGCCGTAGAAAAGGTGCTACCGATGGGCGGCGGGCTGGGGGGTGGTTCTTCCAATGCCGCCACGGCGCTGGTGGCGCTGAATCATCTTTGGAACACCGGGCTTTCTCTGGACCAGCTGGCTCACATTGGGCTACGCCTGGGGGCCGATGTGCCGGTCTTCGTGCGCGGTCACGCCGCCTTTGCCGAAGGGGTTGGCGACCTGCTGACACCGGTCTCGCCGCCGGAAAAATGGTATCTGGTGCTGCATCCGGGTATTAGTATCGCCACGCCGGATATCTTTAAAGATCCTGAATTAGTGCGCAATACGCCGGTGCGGTCAATTGACATGTTGCTGAAATGTGAATTCCACAACGATTGCGAAGTTATCGCAAGAAAACGTTTTCGCGAGGTTGATGCCCTGCTTTCCTGGCTGTTAGAATACGCGCCGTCGCGTCTGACAGGCACCGGAGCCTGTGTCTTTGCTGAATTTGACACTGAATCCGCGGCCCGTCAGGTGCTTGAGCAAGCCCCGGTATGGTCGCAGGGTTTCGTGGCGCGAGGCGTCAATCACTCCCCGCTGCACAGGACCTTACCCGGGCAAGCTTAG
- the ychH gene encoding stress-induced protein YchH: MKRKNASLLGNMLMGLGLVVMIGGVGYSVLNQLPQFNLPEFLAHGAVFSIFVGAILWLAGARISGRERVTDRYWWVRHYDKRCRRSGGRQHRHG, from the coding sequence ATGAAACGCAAAAACGCTTCATTACTCGGCAATATGTTGATGGGGTTGGGGTTAGTGGTAATGATTGGCGGCGTAGGCTATTCCGTACTTAACCAGCTTCCACAGTTTAATTTACCAGAATTTTTAGCCCACGGTGCGGTATTCAGCATCTTTGTTGGCGCAATTCTGTGGCTGGCGGGGGCACGTATTAGCGGTCGTGAACGGGTAACAGATCGCTACTGGTGGGTACGGCACTACGATAAACGCTGCCGTCGCAGCGGCGGCAGGCAGCATCGTCACGGTTGA